The proteins below come from a single Stomoxys calcitrans chromosome 1, idStoCalc2.1, whole genome shotgun sequence genomic window:
- the LOC106095268 gene encoding nuclear pore complex protein DDB_G0274915 has protein sequence MPGKYLAIIALLATFLDYTLATNCTNANIGQRLPVPNSCSKFQICLLNLLTVRECPKGLHFNRDLEVCDLPARAGCVALEDLQTLINDGCEACDCNVCCTTTGTTPTWTTPITGTTPTWTTGTTTPYSTWSSTPSDGTTKATTTGTTTPYSTWSPTPSDGTTKATTTGTTTPYSTWSSTPSDGTTKATTTGTTTPYSTWSSTPSDGTTKATTTGTTTPYSTWSSTPSDGTTKATTTGTTTPYSTWSSTPSDGTTKATTTGTTTPYSTWSSTPSDGTTKATTTGTTTPYSTTAFPTTSSRPTGQPDNAETTTCTSVTMDSTTKSSSQTTTNTSSSQTKTPTTGTTTPYTSTAGSSVPPPSTEGDCDAPCCGQMNGKPILGETCQQFIICNGGRASVFGCPNNLHFNAATGSCDFPENAKCSKPYTPPTGPHAGPSGTHCANNGRCIGQPDGTQFPNAQNPCSNTYVVCQCECEVERSCGASLMFNSQVGVCDWPSNFQC, from the coding sequence ATGCCCGGAAAATATCTAGCCATTATAGCCTTATTGGCCACCTTTTTGGATTATACCCTAGCAACCAACTGTACTAACGCCAATATTGGCCAACGTCTGCCAGTGCCTAAtagttgttccaaatttcaaatatgCTTGCTGAATCTCTTGACCGTACGAGAATGTCCCAAAGGTCTCCACTTTAATCGTGATTTGGAAGTATGTGATCTGCCAGCCAGAGCTGGTTGTGTTGCTCTGGAGGATTTGCAGACACTTATAAACGATGGCTGTGAAGCTTGCGATTGTAATGTTTGCTGTACAACAACAGGGACAACGCCAACATGGACAACACCAATAACAGGGACAACGCCAACATGGACAACAGGAACAACCACCCCATATTCCACTTGGTCTTCAACACCATCGGATGGTACAACAAAGGCAACAACTACGGGAACAACCACCCCATATTCCACTTGGTCTCCAACACCATCGGATGGTACAACAAAGGCAACAACTACGGGAACAACCACACCATATTCAACTTGGTCTTCAACACCATCGGATGgtacaacaaaagcaacaactaCGGGAACAACCACACCATATTCAACTTGGTCTTCAACACCATCGGATGgtacaacaaaagcaacaactaCGGGAACAACCACACCATATTCCACTTGGTCTTCAACACCATCGGATGgtacaacaaaagcaacaactaCGGGAACAACCACACCATATTCCACTTGGTCTTCAACACCATCGGATGgtacaacaaaagcaacaactaCGGGAACAACCACACCATATTCCACTTGGTCTTCAACACCATCGGACGgtacaacaaaagcaacaactaCGGGAACAACCACACCATACTCCACAACTGCATTCCCAACAACAAGCTCAAGACCTACTGGCCAACCTGATAATGCGGAAACAACGACATGCACTTCTGTAACAATGGATAGTACAACCAAATCCAGCTCCCAGACAACAACCAATACAAGCAGCTCTCAGACAAAAACTCCAACAACAGGAACAACCACCCCATATACCAGCACCGCCGGTTCTTCTGTGCCGCCACCATCCACCGAAGGGGATTGCGATGCACCCTGTTGTGGCCAGATGAATGGCAAACCCATACTTGGAGAGACTTGTCAACAATTTATCATATGCAATGGAGGACGTGCCTCCGTCTTTGGTTGTCCCAACAATTTGCACTTCAATGCCGCCACAGGCTCGTGCGATTTTCCCGAAAATGCAAAGTGTTCTAAACCCTATACACCACCAACGGGACCACATGCTGGACCCTCTGGTACACATTGTGCCAATAATGGACGTTGCATAGGTCAGCCAGATGGCACTCAGTTCCCTAATGCCCAGAACCCATGTAGCAATACATATGTGGTATGCCAATGCGAGTGTGAAGTTGAACGTTCATGTGGTGCATCCTTGATGTTCAATAGCCAGGTAGGCGTTTGCGATTGGCCCAGTAACTTTCAATGCTAA